AAGCCCTGATGCGTGGGCGGCCCATCGGCTCCCGGCGCGGTCGCCTTGATGGACGCTCCAAGCTGCATGTCGTTGACACACTGCGCGCTGCCGCGCCCTGGCAGACTTTGCGTCGCCAATCGGGCACCATGTCATCACGCATTTCGGTCTCCGGCGATGATATACGTGTTCGCCGGTTCAAGCAGAACGAAGAAAGCGTGACGATCTTTCTGGTCGATGCCTCCGGATCGGCCGCGCTTCACCGGTTGGCGGAGGTAAAAGGCGCGGTTGAGATGATGCTGGCGGACAGCTATGCGCGCCGGGACTATGTCGCGCTGATCGTCTTTCGCGGGGAGCGGGCCGAGATGGTGTTGCCGCCGACACGGTCTCTAGTGCGGGCCAAACGCTGTCTTGCCGGTGTGCCTGGAGGTGGTGGAACCCCCTTGGCCGCTGGACTTGATGCCGGCTTGGAAGTTGCGCTGGAGTGCCAAAGGATTGGACGTAGCCCGAGGTTGGTGGTGATGAGCGATGCCCAGGCCAATGTTGGCCATGATCCGACATCGGGTCGAGCTGGTGCACACGCCGATGCCTTGAGGTCCGCCCAGCGCATTGCGGCTCACCGGATCGCGGGTCTTTTTATTGATACCAGCCCGCAGCGTGGCGGAAAGCGACGGCAAAGCCCGACGCCCTCCAAGGCGCTGGAGATCGCCAATGCGATGCACGCGATCCATCTTGCTTTGCCCCATCCCAATGCCGCCGGATTGAAAGATCTGGTCGATGGCGGCCTGCCGACGCTGCGAGCGGGCTAGATATGTCGAGTAAACCTACAACCTCCAGCCCTGGCGCCGCATTGTCGTGGCGCGCGCTCGGCCGCACCTGGCCACACCATGTCCACAGCCGCTTTGTGAACGCTGGTGGCGTGCGGTGGCATGTGCAGGAATTGGGGGAGGGACCCGTTGTGTTTCTTCTGCATGGCGCCGGGGCCTCGACGCATAGTTGGCGGGATTTGCTGCCTGGGCTCGCGCAACACTTTCGCGTGGTCGCCGTCGATCTGCCCGGCCACGCCTTCTCTGATTCCCCAGCGTTTTATCGTCCGACCTTGCAGCGGGTTTCCGTTCTGCTCGGCGAGCTGATCCAGACGCTTGGGATTGATGTTCGGATCGCTGTTGGCCACTCGGCCGGCGCAGCGACGTTAGCGCGCATGACATTGGATCACCGCATCACACCGGCAGGCCTTGTCAGCTTCAACGGAGCATTTCAGCCGTTTGATGGCGCCGCGGGGGCTGTTTTTCCGGCGCTTGCCAAACTTCTGTTCGTCAACCCTTTGACGCCGCGCCTTTTCGCGCTTGGCGGGCGCAGCCGATCCCGGGTCGTCCGACTGATCGAAGGCACGGGTTCGCGGATCAGCGATGAAGGTCTTGGCTACTATTCAACACTTATGCAGTCGCCCGGCCACATTGCTGGCGTCCTTGGCATGATGGCACATTGGGAGCTGACGGAGCTCATGCGGAAGTTGCCATCGATGAAGGTGCCGATGCTTCTCATCGCTGGAGAAAACGACCGGGCCGTGCCAGCGAAGGTCTCGCAGGACGTCGCCGACCGTTGTGTAAATGCCTCGATCGAGCTGTGGCCGGGCCTTGGCCATCTGGCGCACGAAGAAGCGCCGGAGAAGGCGGTTGCGCGCATTGTCGAGTTCGCGACCGAAATCGGTGTCCTGGAAAACGCCACCGCGGCGGATACGCAGAATTGATGTTGCCGCCTGAACTTGTCGGCGTTTATGGTTTGCCTTTGAACCAGACAAAGGCCCTGCGCTCTGCCCACACCAACCTTTAAAGCCAGTCTTCAAAGCGGGTGGAATGAAACGGCCTGCCGCGCCTTGATCCGCCAAGGATCGAAGTCGTTCTATGCCGCTTCGCTCTTATTGCCGCAGCGTATTCGCACACCTGCCTACGCGCTCTATGCGTTCTGCCGTCTTTCTGATGATGCCGTGGATGCCGAGGACGCGCCCAAGGATGCGGTCGATCGTTTGCGCGAACGCCTCGATCTTGCCTACGCGGAAAAGCCGAAAAACATTCCAGCCGACCAAGCCTTTGCCGAGATGGTGCAAAGCTATCAGATGCCGCGCACCTTGCCGGAAGCCCTGCTAGAGGGATTGGAATGGGATAGCCAAGGCTGGGGACCTCAAACCCTGTCCGACACCTATGCCTACAGCGCTCGCGTTGCGGCCGCGGTTGGCGCAATGATGTCCGTCCTTATGGGCGTACGCGATGCCGACACATTGGCGCGCGCCTGCGATCTTGGCGTTGCAATGCAGCTCACCAACATTGCCCGCGATGTCGGTGAGGATGCACGCAATGGCCGGATCTATCTGCCGCGCGACTGGATGGTTGAGGCTGGCATCGATATCGAGGCGTTTCTTGCCAACCCAGTGTTCGATGCGCGCCTGGCGTCCTGCGTGGAGCGGCTGCTTGAAACGGCCGATACGCTTTATGATCGCTCGGTTGGAGGCATTGCTGCGCTGCCCGGCGATTGCCGCCCGGCGATCCACGCTGCGCGGCTGATCTACCGCGAGATTGGCCGCAAGGTTGCTGGCAACGGTTACAACTCGATCGATCAGCGCGCGGTGGTTTCCAAACATCGCAAACTGGTGCTCTTGGGTGCGGCCTGCAACGCCGCCGTCTGGACGCCGCACAGCGAGCCAGCGACCGCCTTGCCAGAAACCGCCTTTTTGGTGGATGCCGTGCCGCCCTTCGACCATGCCCTGAGTGGCAGTCTGCCACCACAGGACTCGCGACCCATGAGCCGGATCGTCCACATCCTTGAACAGCTTGAGCGGCGGGACCGGCAGCAATTGGCTGACCCTCACTCCTCCTGAACTCTCCCCATTGAACGCTTGGTTGTTTTGAGCGTTGGCCTGCCATCTGGTCGTGCCTGTGTTACGGTGGGTTTTCAAAGAGGATACTGATGGATTTCTCGATCTCCTGGTCTTTGCTCGCGTTTTTTGCGGTGACATTTGCTGCCGCCATGTCCGGTGGCTATTTCAGACCCGGCGATTGGTATCGCGATCTGGCCAAACCCAGTTGGAACCCGCCTGACTTCATGTTTCCAATCGCCTGGACTGTTCTCTACGCCATGATGGCGGTCGCAGCATGGCTTGTCTGGGAGGCTGTCGGTTGGCCGGCAGCTTTGGTGCCGATTGGGTTTTGGCTGATTCAACTGATTTTCAATGCGCTTTGGTCGGCGCTGTTTTTCGGCATGAAGCGGATGGATTGGGCGCTCATCGATGTCGCGCTGCTTTGGCTTGCCATCGTCGGAACGATCATGACGTTCTGGCCGATTAGCACGCTCGCAGGCTGGTTGATGGTACCGTATTTGGCGTGGGTCAGCTTTGCAGCGTTCCTCAATCTCACAATTTTACGGCTCAATTCGCAACAAGCCGCCTAGTGCGATGAAGCGTCGGTCCAGCTATGTTGCTAGCCGGACCACTTTGCGCGGCGCGGCATCTTAAAGGGCAGCATCAGTTTCACGATCGGACTGGCGAAACGGTCAAGGTTCAAGCTCTCGTGGACGGCCGGGCAACGCCTGCCACCAAGCACCATCTGCAGGGCGTCGCGGGTGTAAAACGGCGCGTCGACAAAGGTCTCTGTGATCCGCGTCTGGCTTGGGTCTTCGGAGCGTGTGTCGCGGGTAACGCCCCAAAAACCCTTATTCAGATCCACACGCGGCGGTGTGTCGATCTCTGTGACGGTTCCGTGCGCGTCCACGTGGATTGCGATGGTTTTGTGGGCGCCCGACCGTTCCTGCGGTTCGTAGAACATTACCGCGCCGTCCTCGACACTAGCGCGCGACCAGGTCCAACCGGAGAAGTCCGCCTCAAGGGCAGTCGTTCCGGTGTTCGTGTCGGCATAGCCGTGCCCTTGCCAGGACAAGCCGGGTTTATCGATGTTGGCTTCGATGCGGCCGAATGGGGCGTAGGGCCACCAATGGTGACGCGCTGTCGTGTCCAACGCGAAATGGGTCGGCTGGCTGACATCGGGCGTGAAACGAATCTGACCCTTGAGCCGCAAGGGCCACGGCACGGTCACCTCATCGACGTCAATCACGAGCGTGTTGCCCTCCCAGCGCAGGGCGCTTGGCCCGACGGTGAAATGGTCGGGCCCATCATCGAGCGCGCCTTTGCCTCGCTCGGTCATCGCCCAACGGGCTTTGGGGCCATAGAGCGCGACGTTGATCGCGATGTGATCATAGGGGTCGTTGCGCCCTGACCAGGCGTAATAGGGTGAAAACACCGAGCCTATGAATGCGATCACCGACAGGCCATGGCGGCCATCATCACTCAGGCCGTCGACATACCACCAACGGTAACCGTTCGGCGCGACGGGCGTGTCGAAGCGAGGTCGGAGACGATCCGAGCTGCCGCCAGGCGGCCCGAAAGGGCTGCCATCGGGACCCCCGGACCCGGATGGACGCTGCCCCCCGCCAGATAAAGTCCCGGGACTTTGGTCCGGTTGTCCGGTCGTTGAAAGCTGGCGAACGGTGAATGGTTCGCCCGCCCGTAAAGCGCGCCTCCCGTCGCCGGAAACAGCTGGTTGAACCCCTCCGGACCGGTCGGCACGCTCATCGTCGGCTCCACGTCCACTTTCAGGCCGCAAGTTTCCAGGCGCGCCAGACTGCGTTCCATGCATTGTTCCATCTCCGATCGGTCCGGGTTCTGGTCGCCATTGGGTGGGGCGTTGATCACCATCAGCATACGCTCGGTGCTGTCCGGTTCGGCCAGTCCACCGGTGTCGGCGCGGTCTTGGGCGCAGATGTAGACGGTGGGATCGCCGGGATAGGCGCTGCGCCGGAAAACGGCGTCGAACTCTTCGGGATAGTCTTGCCCGAAGAAGACAGAATGGTGCGCCAAGGGGAAGCCTTCGGTTTTGGCCTTGAGCGTCCATCCAATCGCTGAAAGCGAGCGGGCTGCCGGTTTGACGGGATCGACCGCGCGCTGCACGTCAGTGCCAAACAGGCCAGCCCCTACGGCTGATGCGTCCGCGTTGACAACGACAACGTCGCCGCTGTGGCGCTCGCCATTTTCCAGGATAACCGCGCCGGCGGTGCCTTTGTCGGTATCGATGCGTGCAACCTTCGCGCCTGTTTGAATGATCACGCCCTTGGCCTCACAGGCGCGGCGCATCACCTGCGCCAGCTCTCGCATCCCGCCATTCACCAGCCAAACGCCATCAAGCTCGACATGGGCAATGAGCATCAGTGTTGCCGGTGCCAGAAAAGGCGAGGCGCCAGTGTAGGTGGAGTAGCGGCCAAAAAGTTGAACAAGACGTGGGTCGTCAAAACGGCCTTTTAACGCGCGCCACAGGGTCGAAAAAGGTTTCACCGCTAGCCCTTTGGGTCCGAGCCGCGCGCTCATGCCGAGCATGGATGGCTTGGACGAGCGCAAGAAAGGCTGTTCCAGGGTGGCGTACATCGCTGCGGC
The DNA window shown above is from Hyphomicrobiales bacterium and carries:
- a CDS encoding phytoene/squalene synthase family protein: MPTPTFKASLQSGWNETACRALIRQGSKSFYAASLLLPQRIRTPAYALYAFCRLSDDAVDAEDAPKDAVDRLRERLDLAYAEKPKNIPADQAFAEMVQSYQMPRTLPEALLEGLEWDSQGWGPQTLSDTYAYSARVAAAVGAMMSVLMGVRDADTLARACDLGVAMQLTNIARDVGEDARNGRIYLPRDWMVEAGIDIEAFLANPVFDARLASCVERLLETADTLYDRSVGGIAALPGDCRPAIHAARLIYREIGRKVAGNGYNSIDQRAVVSKHRKLVLLGAACNAAVWTPHSEPATALPETAFLVDAVPPFDHALSGSLPPQDSRPMSRIVHILEQLERRDRQQLADPHSS
- the crtI gene encoding phytoene desaturase, with the translated sequence MNTHHAVIVGAGIGGLSAALSLASQGLQVTVLEAQAEVGGKVRAVPVGGSAIDGGPTVFTMKWVFDELFDEAGLSFDDAVGLTKAELLARHAWDDSGTLDLFADLDQSADAIGAFCDAREAANFRQFAQEAAAMYATLEQPFLRSSKPSMLGMSARLGPKGLAVKPFSTLWRALKGRFDDPRLVQLFGRYSTYTGASPFLAPATLMLIAHVELDGVWLVNGGMRELAQVMRRACEAKGVIIQTGAKVARIDTDKGTAGAVILENGERHSGDVVVVNADASAVGAGLFGTDVQRAVDPVKPAARSLSAIGWTLKAKTEGFPLAHHSVFFGQDYPEEFDAVFRRSAYPGDPTVYICAQDRADTGGLAEPDSTERMLMVINAPPNGDQNPDRSEMEQCMERSLARLETCGLKVDVEPTMSVPTGPEGFNQLFPATGGALYGRANHSPFASFQRPDNRTKVPGLYLAGGSVHPGPGVPMAALSGRLAAARIVSDLASTRPSRRTVTVGGMSTA
- a CDS encoding carotenoid 1,2-hydratase — encoded protein: MSDDGRHGLSVIAFIGSVFSPYYAWSGRNDPYDHIAINVALYGPKARWAMTERGKGALDDGPDHFTVGPSALRWEGNTLVIDVDEVTVPWPLRLKGQIRFTPDVSQPTHFALDTTARHHWWPYAPFGRIEANIDKPGLSWQGHGYADTNTGTTALEADFSGWTWSRASVEDGAVMFYEPQERSGAHKTIAIHVDAHGTVTEIDTPPRVDLNKGFWGVTRDTRSEDPSQTRITETFVDAPFYTRDALQMVLGGRRCPAVHESLNLDRFASPIVKLMLPFKMPRRAKWSG
- a CDS encoding tryptophan-rich sensory protein; the protein is MDFSISWSLLAFFAVTFAAAMSGGYFRPGDWYRDLAKPSWNPPDFMFPIAWTVLYAMMAVAAWLVWEAVGWPAALVPIGFWLIQLIFNALWSALFFGMKRMDWALIDVALLWLAIVGTIMTFWPISTLAGWLMVPYLAWVSFAAFLNLTILRLNSQQAA
- a CDS encoding alpha/beta fold hydrolase, with the translated sequence MSSKPTTSSPGAALSWRALGRTWPHHVHSRFVNAGGVRWHVQELGEGPVVFLLHGAGASTHSWRDLLPGLAQHFRVVAVDLPGHAFSDSPAFYRPTLQRVSVLLGELIQTLGIDVRIAVGHSAGAATLARMTLDHRITPAGLVSFNGAFQPFDGAAGAVFPALAKLLFVNPLTPRLFALGGRSRSRVVRLIEGTGSRISDEGLGYYSTLMQSPGHIAGVLGMMAHWELTELMRKLPSMKVPMLLIAGENDRAVPAKVSQDVADRCVNASIELWPGLGHLAHEEAPEKAVARIVEFATEIGVLENATAADTQN